A window of Candidatus Saccharimonadales bacterium contains these coding sequences:
- a CDS encoding GNAT family N-acetyltransferase — translation MKIHFRPLKRDDFPLFIKWLAKPHVSRWWKEPATMEHVETKYAPAVDGHDKTAMFIVEDDDRPVGFIQSYWIDDYPEHAASVRVKAAIGVDLFIGEEDRIGKGFGPALLKAFITDVISSKYPDARRVVADPSVDNLASIRAFEKAGFYKGEITRDDDGPEQLMIIDLD, via the coding sequence GTGAAGATACATTTTCGTCCGCTTAAGCGTGATGACTTTCCGCTGTTTATTAAGTGGCTAGCCAAACCGCATGTCAGTCGCTGGTGGAAAGAACCTGCCACCATGGAGCATGTCGAAACGAAATATGCTCCCGCTGTAGATGGCCATGATAAGACCGCCATGTTTATCGTTGAGGATGACGACAGACCCGTGGGTTTTATCCAATCATACTGGATTGATGATTATCCTGAACACGCCGCCTCTGTACGAGTAAAAGCTGCCATAGGTGTAGATCTCTTTATCGGTGAGGAAGACCGTATCGGCAAAGGTTTCGGCCCGGCCCTTTTAAAGGCTTTTATTACAGATGTTATATCCTCCAAGTACCCTGATGCTCGAAGAGTGGTGGCTGACCCGAGCGTAGATAATCTTGCTTCAATCCGCGCGTTTGAAAAGGCGGGTTTTTATAAGGGCGAAATCACGCGTGATGACGATGGGCCGGAGCAGCTGATGATAATCGATTTAGACTAG
- a CDS encoding SemiSWEET family transporter, which yields MHYLGLRHKSEHQHQLDRPPKSDYLVFLDKLTFVVGIIGPFTVLPQIYSIFSTKSASGVSLTTWLLIFIVTFPWILYGVAHKDKSIIVSFILWEVVNLTVVTGVVMYGHV from the coding sequence GTGCACTACTTGGGTCTCAGACATAAATCGGAACACCAACATCAACTCGACCGACCACCAAAATCAGATTACTTGGTCTTTCTCGATAAACTGACCTTCGTGGTTGGCATTATCGGGCCGTTTACAGTTCTTCCCCAGATATATAGTATCTTTTCGACTAAGTCGGCCTCAGGCGTCTCACTCACAACCTGGCTTCTCATCTTTATCGTGACGTTTCCATGGATTCTCTATGGCGTGGCGCATAAAGACAAAAGCATTATTGTTAGCTTTATACTCTGGGAAGTTGTCAACTTGACCGTCGTCACTGGTGTCGTTATGTACGGACACGTCTAG
- a CDS encoding NAD-dependent epimerase/dehydratase family protein encodes MKQLDQQTILILGGDGYLGWSLGLAFANRTDKQVILVDNLIKRKWEREVDAKLLVPLKSPRARIAEYKRIFGKTNLSFEKTELLDPKAVTKLVKKYRPGLIINAAQQPSAPFSMKSPSNAAQTFSNNIVGHLNVLWAIAETDKNIRYIKLGSAGCYMDSDTSFVPLTKKDFTFKHNGKTHRVVDAYLPMQATDFYHQSKISDFLIDDLCAKIWGLRVVTVQQSTIFGATIDENHPAGHRGLSARFNYDAVFSTVLNRFICQLAIGHPLTVYGDGEQKTGLISLSDTIDNFLRLAEMNIEPGKHVIVHNYTHRLTIKEIAEKIAAIDPSVKIKYVKNPRQENFGKLAREVEVHLAVKDSHADKDKKLEDELRKMIEFTKRYKENIDRSIIMPKVDWVVKESDIDPRRIKRSLRKVRTLSNSYSKSLQKIGVGSWL; translated from the coding sequence ATGAAACAACTCGATCAACAGACAATTCTTATTCTTGGCGGTGATGGCTACCTTGGGTGGAGCCTGGGTCTTGCTTTCGCCAACAGAACTGACAAACAGGTTATCCTCGTAGATAACCTGATAAAAAGAAAATGGGAAAGAGAAGTCGACGCAAAGCTCCTCGTCCCACTCAAAAGTCCTAGAGCTCGGATTGCAGAGTATAAACGTATATTCGGGAAAACCAACCTCTCATTCGAGAAAACTGAACTCTTAGACCCGAAGGCCGTTACTAAGTTAGTTAAAAAGTACCGTCCAGGCTTGATAATCAATGCAGCTCAACAGCCATCAGCTCCATTCTCAATGAAAAGCCCGAGTAATGCCGCTCAGACATTCTCGAATAACATCGTGGGGCACCTGAACGTACTGTGGGCGATTGCTGAGACAGATAAGAATATACGGTATATAAAGCTCGGATCAGCCGGTTGTTATATGGACTCCGATACCAGCTTTGTCCCGTTAACTAAGAAGGACTTTACATTCAAACACAACGGCAAGACTCATAGGGTTGTCGACGCATACCTACCAATGCAGGCGACGGACTTCTACCACCAATCAAAGATCAGCGACTTCTTAATAGATGATCTTTGTGCCAAGATCTGGGGGCTTCGGGTTGTAACTGTCCAACAGTCTACAATCTTTGGGGCAACGATAGACGAGAATCACCCTGCAGGGCACAGAGGTCTGTCAGCCCGTTTCAACTATGATGCGGTCTTCAGTACCGTGCTGAACAGGTTCATCTGCCAGTTAGCCATCGGTCATCCACTAACAGTCTACGGTGATGGCGAACAGAAGACAGGCCTCATTAGCCTAAGTGACACGATCGACAATTTCCTACGACTCGCTGAGATGAATATCGAGCCCGGCAAACATGTCATAGTTCATAACTACACGCACCGTCTCACAATCAAGGAGATCGCTGAGAAGATAGCTGCAATTGACCCATCCGTGAAGATTAAGTACGTCAAGAATCCACGTCAAGAGAACTTCGGTAAGCTGGCCCGTGAAGTTGAAGTACACCTGGCCGTTAAGGACAGCCACGCGGACAAGGATAAGAAGCTGGAAGATGAGCTTCGCAAGATGATCGAATTTACGAAACGTTACAAGGAAAATATAGACCGATCAATTATTATGCCGAAGGTTGATTGGGTCGTTAAGGAGTCCGACATCGACCCGCGCAGGATAAAACGGTCCTTGCGTAAGGTACGCACTCTTAGCAACTCCTACAGTAAGTCACTCCAGAAAATAGGAGTGGGGTCATGGCTTTAA
- the bcp gene encoding thioredoxin-dependent thiol peroxidase: MTQAPNFKLADQDGVIRSLDDYQGKWLVLYFYPKDDTPGCTKEACSFRDAREVIMQLGHTEVVGVSKDSVTSHKKFAVKQSLNFTLLSDPDHQTIEAYHSWSPHKFMGHEYMGTKRNTFIIDPSGAIVKEYEGVNPQDHIAQILADLKELQA; the protein is encoded by the coding sequence GTGACACAAGCACCTAACTTTAAGTTAGCTGACCAGGATGGGGTGATTCGTAGTCTTGACGACTATCAGGGGAAATGGCTCGTTCTCTACTTCTACCCCAAGGACGACACTCCAGGTTGCACGAAAGAAGCCTGCAGCTTTCGAGATGCCAGGGAGGTTATCATGCAACTTGGCCACACGGAAGTAGTTGGCGTAAGTAAGGATTCAGTTACTTCGCATAAAAAGTTTGCTGTTAAACAGAGTTTAAACTTTACACTTCTCAGCGATCCAGATCATCAAACCATCGAGGCTTATCACTCTTGGTCGCCACATAAGTTTATGGGACATGAGTATATGGGCACCAAGCGAAACACGTTTATTATCGATCCATCTGGCGCCATTGTTAAGGAGTATGAAGGCGTCAATCCCCAAGACCACATCGCACAAATCTTAGCTGATCTAAAAGAATTGCAGGCATAG
- a CDS encoding lysylphosphatidylglycerol synthase transmembrane domain-containing protein, translated as MKLRIHTTLLLLGLIGLAVIIALNTHQLNTFVHLLKGLRWYVIVAIIVVQVASYYINALYYQSILKVFGYSIQTGRLFQGALATNFVNYLVPSAGVAGAGFLSQVLYPDVPRGEGVLAQFLRYAFSSLAVLLMLPVGLTLIYFGSHTSPTIYRITIFSVAGILAAAILIITAIHHEQMMRRFIKLLERRLKRLFARFEKQAVEKFVNDFYAGYHAIIKRKRLMWTPFVWSMIYIVIEIFTFYLAFLAFGKTVGFGIAIMSYLLANIASLFGGAIFSTGVFELGMAGTLVALGQPLALAVSVTLVYRILNLLISLPPGFYFYKKYLPS; from the coding sequence ATGAAACTGAGAATCCACACGACCTTACTACTCTTAGGGCTCATAGGCCTAGCAGTTATCATCGCGCTTAATACCCATCAGTTAAACACGTTCGTCCACCTCTTAAAGGGTCTCCGATGGTATGTAATCGTCGCGATAATCGTCGTCCAGGTAGCCAGCTACTATATCAACGCACTCTATTATCAATCCATCCTTAAAGTATTCGGCTACAGTATTCAAACCGGTCGTCTTTTTCAGGGTGCATTGGCCACGAACTTCGTTAACTATCTCGTGCCGAGTGCGGGTGTTGCAGGGGCAGGATTCTTGTCCCAGGTCCTATATCCAGACGTTCCGAGAGGGGAGGGCGTCCTAGCACAATTCCTACGCTATGCATTCAGCTCACTAGCAGTGCTTCTGATGCTACCTGTTGGACTCACCTTGATATACTTCGGTTCGCACACTAGCCCCACAATCTACAGAATAACGATATTCTCTGTGGCAGGGATACTAGCAGCGGCGATTCTTATCATAACCGCTATTCACCACGAACAGATGATGAGACGGTTTATAAAGTTACTTGAGAGGCGTCTCAAGAGGCTTTTCGCAAGATTCGAGAAACAAGCGGTTGAGAAGTTTGTGAATGACTTTTATGCCGGTTACCATGCGATCATCAAGCGGAAGAGATTGATGTGGACTCCATTTGTCTGGTCAATGATCTATATCGTCATCGAGATCTTCACATTCTATCTAGCCTTTCTCGCATTTGGCAAAACTGTTGGCTTCGGTATCGCAATTATGAGCTACTTGCTAGCCAACATAGCAAGTCTGTTTGGAGGAGCAATCTTTAGTACTGGTGTGTTTGAGCTTGGTATGGCGGGTACACTTGTGGCTTTAGGACAACCGCTTGCATTAGCTGTATCGGTGACGCTTGTTTATAGGATCCTCAACCTACTCATAAGCCTGCCGCCGGGCTTTTACTTCTACAAAAAATACTTACCCAGCTAA
- a CDS encoding aminotransferase class V-fold PLP-dependent enzyme, translated as MALTTTISDKKLFCYATVAPMGEYAYRAVRQYLDDFYTIGPPDVLYMYDPLSDELAKEAAKLLNCHPDEITYLKNTTEGIHIASEALPLKPGDEVLVMGNEYPANLLSWLRKRKDGVIVTVIKGTDNVRAFQALMDTISPKTKAISVSSTQYYDGYTADLEYLAKTCSEKGIYLVIDAVQTVGVRKIDLQQLSVDIFVCGGQKYLQAGPGTGFMYVNRKTLGKLNDVKVGIRSMERFDEDSYALKPTTARFQDGTQNLPGIVALLAALKHVNELGIEAIEAKNKQLLAEIKSCLTRYDIPFIDHGENQGNIVSMKVNDPVGLTNYLKQHSVYVKPIKDVVRLSFIHETSIDDVEELARLTREWIDNHQSLSIAEYK; from the coding sequence ATGGCTTTAACCACAACAATCAGTGATAAGAAGCTGTTCTGTTATGCAACTGTCGCCCCCATGGGCGAATACGCTTACAGAGCAGTACGTCAGTACCTCGACGACTTCTATACTATCGGCCCGCCAGACGTGCTCTACATGTATGATCCTCTCTCAGATGAGTTAGCCAAAGAAGCTGCCAAGCTTTTGAACTGCCATCCAGACGAGATCACATACCTTAAGAACACAACCGAGGGCATACATATCGCTAGCGAGGCTCTGCCACTTAAGCCGGGTGACGAGGTGTTGGTAATGGGGAATGAGTATCCTGCCAATCTGTTAAGTTGGCTCAGGAAGCGAAAAGACGGTGTAATTGTTACTGTTATAAAGGGAACTGACAACGTCCGTGCTTTCCAAGCTCTTATGGATACTATCAGCCCAAAGACTAAGGCAATCTCAGTCTCTTCAACCCAATACTACGATGGATACACGGCAGACCTGGAGTATCTCGCAAAGACATGTAGTGAAAAGGGAATTTACCTGGTTATTGATGCCGTCCAGACGGTCGGGGTACGCAAGATCGACCTCCAGCAGCTATCTGTCGACATCTTCGTTTGTGGGGGACAGAAATACTTACAAGCGGGTCCTGGAACGGGATTTATGTACGTCAATCGTAAAACACTCGGAAAACTGAATGACGTTAAAGTCGGCATTCGGAGCATGGAGCGATTTGATGAAGACTCGTACGCACTCAAGCCGACTACGGCTCGGTTCCAGGATGGCACGCAGAACCTCCCAGGTATAGTTGCGCTACTAGCCGCCTTAAAACACGTTAATGAACTAGGCATTGAGGCAATCGAAGCCAAGAACAAGCAGCTGCTGGCCGAAATTAAGTCATGTCTTACAAGATATGACATTCCCTTCATAGATCACGGTGAGAATCAGGGGAATATTGTTTCTATGAAAGTTAACGACCCTGTCGGCTTAACTAACTATCTCAAGCAACACTCTGTTTATGTAAAACCGATCAAAGATGTCGTGCGATTATCATTTATCCATGAGACTTCAATTGACGATGTTGAAGAACTGGCCCGCTTAACTCGGGAATGGATCGATAATCATCAATCTCTCAGCATAGCCGAATATAAATAA
- a CDS encoding S53 family peptidase has protein sequence MKNIRNLIISVILLAGMTSFSVVAQVSAFNFNSFNGFNFNINFPNMLSGGHKWVCGTSNSAVTADCLSQVVTDRSGNPAAATLPAGYGPLQFHTAYQIPSTSSNPGVIGIVDAYGDSTISSDLATYDKTYGLSSFPTCSTSVKTACFEKISQTGSTTRFPGNNSGWALETSLDVEVAHQTCQNCKLVLVEANNSSYSNLMAAVDEAHSLGATVISNSYGSSEFNGETSYDSHFNYTGTAIIFAAGDSSYGPIYPAASPHVVSVGGTTLNLSSSNAWQSETVWNGTGSGCSVYEPRPTFQSDSACTNRTIADVSADADPNTGAAVYDSVGYYWSRGWFQVGGTSLATPLIAGIYALANNVGSSVYANSVPYSAVSYGVNMHDITTGSNGSCNGTNLCQASAGYDGPSGLGSPIGLGAF, from the coding sequence ATGAAAAACATACGTAATCTTATCATTTCAGTCATTCTGCTTGCCGGGATGACAAGTTTCAGCGTTGTCGCACAAGTCAGCGCATTCAATTTCAATAGTTTTAACGGTTTTAATTTCAACATTAACTTCCCGAATATGCTCTCTGGCGGACACAAATGGGTCTGTGGCACTAGCAACAGTGCCGTTACGGCCGACTGTCTTTCGCAGGTTGTTACCGACAGATCGGGCAACCCTGCAGCCGCTACCCTACCGGCAGGCTACGGGCCACTTCAATTCCATACCGCTTATCAAATTCCTTCAACTAGCAGCAATCCTGGCGTCATCGGCATAGTCGATGCCTATGGAGACTCGACAATAAGCTCTGATCTAGCAACATATGATAAGACCTACGGTCTTTCATCTTTCCCGACGTGCTCTACATCTGTTAAGACGGCATGCTTCGAAAAAATCAGCCAGACGGGCAGCACCACGAGATTCCCTGGTAATAACAGCGGTTGGGCCCTTGAGACGTCACTTGATGTCGAGGTAGCTCACCAGACCTGCCAGAATTGTAAACTGGTTCTTGTTGAGGCTAACAACTCCTCATATAGCAACCTGATGGCGGCCGTTGATGAAGCACATTCACTCGGCGCAACGGTAATATCTAACTCGTATGGATCCTCCGAGTTTAATGGCGAGACTAGCTACGACTCTCACTTCAACTACACAGGTACAGCGATAATCTTCGCGGCCGGTGATAGCTCATATGGCCCCATCTACCCCGCTGCTTCACCTCATGTCGTCTCTGTCGGCGGCACGACCCTTAACTTGTCTTCGTCAAACGCATGGCAGTCTGAAACCGTCTGGAACGGCACAGGCAGCGGCTGTAGCGTATACGAGCCACGCCCTACATTCCAATCGGACTCTGCCTGTACAAATCGCACGATTGCCGATGTTTCGGCGGACGCCGATCCAAATACCGGTGCGGCTGTTTACGACAGCGTCGGTTACTACTGGTCTCGAGGCTGGTTCCAGGTTGGCGGCACAAGCCTAGCCACTCCCCTTATTGCCGGGATCTATGCACTTGCTAATAACGTTGGCTCCTCGGTCTACGCGAATAGCGTACCCTACAGTGCCGTCAGCTACGGCGTCAACATGCACGACATAACCACTGGATCAAACGGCAGCTGTAATGGCACCAACCTCTGCCAGGCATCGGCCGGTTATGACGGTCCAAGCGGTCTAGGCTCGCCAATCGGGCTCGGCGCATTCTAG